In Reichenbachiella agarivorans, one genomic interval encodes:
- a CDS encoding carbohydrate kinase family protein, which produces MKKVLVVGELNVDIILNNIDGFPEIGKEILAEQMTVTLGSSSAIFASNLCSLGADVTFLGKIGQDQFGELIEDTLQKKGVKTDSLIKSKAYATGSTIVLNYDLDRANITFPGAMEHLNAQEVEDGIFAEVEHLHVSSIFMQPALKSGILDLFKRAKSCGLTTSLDPQWDPSEQWDLNLQEVLPYIDIFLPNRAELLNLTKTSTIEDGIDSITDVANIIAVKDGAEGSYLINKGKTEWLPAFLNKNVADAIGAGDSFDAGFIFQYIQDKPLIECLKFANLTGAINTTESGGTKAFENKDRIMEIAQTRFSYSI; this is translated from the coding sequence ATGAAGAAAGTACTAGTTGTTGGAGAACTGAATGTCGATATCATCTTAAATAACATAGATGGTTTCCCTGAAATTGGCAAAGAAATTCTTGCTGAACAAATGACCGTAACTCTAGGAAGTAGCTCTGCCATTTTTGCAAGTAATCTTTGCTCATTAGGTGCTGATGTAACCTTTTTAGGGAAAATAGGGCAAGATCAATTTGGTGAGCTGATTGAAGATACTCTCCAAAAAAAGGGGGTAAAAACAGACTCTTTGATTAAGTCTAAAGCATACGCTACTGGATCAACCATAGTCCTCAATTATGACCTTGACAGAGCCAACATTACCTTTCCTGGAGCAATGGAACATCTCAATGCCCAAGAAGTTGAAGACGGTATCTTTGCAGAAGTAGAACATCTTCATGTGAGTAGCATTTTTATGCAGCCGGCACTCAAATCTGGAATTTTAGATCTTTTCAAAAGAGCCAAGTCGTGTGGGCTAACTACGTCACTCGATCCTCAATGGGATCCATCCGAGCAATGGGATTTGAACCTTCAAGAGGTACTCCCTTACATAGATATTTTCCTTCCCAACAGGGCTGAACTCTTGAATTTGACCAAAACTAGTACCATAGAAGATGGGATAGATAGTATCACAGATGTTGCCAATATCATTGCTGTAAAAGACGGTGCTGAAGGATCATACCTCATCAATAAAGGAAAAACCGAATGGCTACCAGCTTTCTTAAACAAAAATGTAGCAGATGCCATAGGTGCTGGAGACAGCTTCGATGCAGGTTTCATTTTTCAATACATTCAGGACAAACCGCTCATCGAGTGTCTAAAATTTGCAAACCTTACTGGAGCTATTAACACCACAGAATCTGGTGGCACCAAGGCATTTGAAAATAAAGATAGAATCATGGAAATAGCACAAACGCGATTTTCTTACAGTATATAA
- a CDS encoding class II fructose-bisphosphate aldolase, which produces MKLQEQLALNKKEGKALLATNFYNFETLSAVLTAAKETNSSIILQLSESSIAYMGLEVATQLARAGIKQYGINAWLHLDHGNDVDLVKKCLDAGFDSVMIDASERPFEENIKITKEIVDYAKPLGANVEAELGYISKLGQEQKMIYTRPEEAKKFVEETGVNALAIAVGSAHGFYKETPKLQLDLIAEINEATTAALVLHGSSGIPHDQLQESIKRGITKINLATEIKNIFMKKLQLTLSESDEIDLRKVFPLATQSAIDLVRDKLNTVNFRA; this is translated from the coding sequence ATGAAATTACAAGAACAACTCGCTCTTAACAAAAAAGAGGGAAAAGCTTTACTGGCTACTAACTTCTATAATTTTGAGACTCTATCTGCGGTATTGACAGCTGCGAAGGAGACCAATTCATCCATTATCCTCCAGCTTTCAGAAAGCTCCATTGCCTACATGGGACTAGAAGTAGCTACCCAATTGGCAAGAGCTGGAATAAAGCAGTATGGCATAAATGCTTGGCTTCACCTTGATCACGGAAATGATGTAGACTTGGTCAAAAAATGCCTAGATGCTGGTTTTGACTCAGTGATGATTGACGCAAGTGAAAGACCCTTTGAAGAAAATATCAAAATCACCAAAGAAATCGTAGATTATGCTAAGCCGTTAGGTGCTAATGTAGAAGCGGAACTAGGATACATATCTAAACTGGGACAAGAACAAAAGATGATCTACACCCGGCCAGAAGAAGCCAAGAAATTTGTAGAAGAGACAGGAGTTAATGCTCTTGCAATTGCGGTAGGGTCTGCTCATGGTTTTTATAAGGAAACCCCAAAGCTTCAACTAGATCTCATTGCAGAAATCAACGAAGCAACAACCGCAGCCTTGGTACTCCATGGAAGTTCTGGAATCCCACATGACCAACTACAGGAGTCTATCAAACGAGGGATCACCAAGATTAATCTAGCTACAGAAATCAAGAATATTTTCATGAAGAAACTACAGCTAACGCTGTCCGAGTCTGATGAGATTGACCTGAGAAAAGTTTTTCCATTGGCAACTCAATCGGCCATTGATTTGGTAAGGGACAAGCTCAATACTGTCAACTTTAGAGCATAA